Within the Candidatus Paceibacterota bacterium genome, the region ATATCGGCGAGTGGGTCGTAAACGATGACGGTGCGAGTGGCGGTCGCGACATTGCCGGAACTGTCGGTTGCGGTGTAGGTCAGAGTGTAAGAGCCGACGATGGTGGTGTCGACGGAGCCGGTGACAACAACAGCCACAGATGCATCAACATTATCGGTTGCGGTCGCACCCGGATCAGTAAAAGTCGCACCCTTGGCGATGTAAATTGGATTGGCACCAGAAAGAGAAATTACCGGAGCAGTTGTGTCTGGCGGAATCACCGGCGGAGTTGTAATTGTGTATTCGATTACCACCTGACCTTTACCACCCAGGGCACCGGAATTGCCTGGTCCCGGATAACCGGCACCACCGCCACCACCAGATGCAATCCCGCCAATATTGGCCGGCGTGTTAGAAACCTGCTCGCAGTTGTTCACCAAACCACCAGTCCCGCCAGAACCAGAGAGAGACGACGCCCCCGAACCACCCGGACCAGCCTGACTGAAGCCGATAGAGCAATCAAAATTGTAGGCTCCGTTCTGGCCGAAAACACCATCGGCGCCAGACACAATTAAATCCGGGGTAGTCCCACCCAAAGCGCCACCGCCGACACCACCGGCGCCAGCAGTGCCATTGGTGACTCCGCTTACACCATCACCGCCGGCCGTCGCGCCGAGCAAAATTCCGCCCAAAGAATCCCTAAGGATTGTCGTGCCGTCGTTCGCCGAAGGATCACCAATTACAATATCAAAAACCGTACCAGCCGAAGCGGTGAAAGTTTTTTCAACATAACCTCCGGCGCCACCACCACCGCCGCCCCCGGGACCCGGGTGCCCGGCTCCATCATAAATCAAAGCCCCATCACCACCCTTCCCACCAGCTCCCCAGAGTTTTATTTTAAAACTCGAGACATTTGCAGGCACTGCCCAAGATCCACCTGCCGTAATAGTTTCAGTGGTAACTGTCGCCGCCAAAGCTGTCGGTAAAGGAAAAACCGAGAAGTTGGCAATCGCAAAAAAGGCCAAGCTTGTGAGCCAGGAAATAACCTTTAAAAATCGAGATTTTTTGCAAAAAAACATAAGCGGAAATTGATGAGGACTAGACTACTCAAAAACCATTCAGGGTCAACGGTTTTTGAAGTTTTTTTCAATTTATTTTTCGAAGGACCCGACGAAAAAATTGAAAGGACTAGCTTTTTTTTGATTTCTCTAAAAAATCTCGTGACGAAGACATAAATGTCTTTTACAAATCCTTTAGTTAAAAGATATTTTCAAAATTTAAAGGACATTTTTTTATAAAAGACATTTCCTAATTTATTCATTTAATTTT harbors:
- a CDS encoding DUF5011 domain-containing protein → MFFCKKSRFLKVISWLTSLAFFAIANFSVFPLPTALAATVTTETITAGGSWAVPANVSSFKIKLWGAGGKGGDGALIYDGAGHPGPGGGGGGGAGGYVEKTFTASAGTVFDIVIGDPSANDGTTILRDSLGGILLGATAGGDGVSGVTNGTAGAGGVGGGALGGTTPDLIVSGADGVFGQNGAYNFDCSIGFSQAGPGGSGASSLSGSGGTGGLVNNCEQVSNTPANIGGIASGGGGGAGYPGPGNSGALGGKGQVVIEYTITTPPVIPPDTTAPVISLSGANPIYIAKGATFTDPGATATDNVDASVAVVVTGSVDTTIVGSYTLTYTATDSSGNVATATRTVIVYDPLAD